From the Candidatus Poseidoniia archaeon genome, the window CCACCCCTACAGGTCGTTGGCGCCCCTTTCCCAATCAGGTGGATTACCATAACCACGTTCCTAATTATGACGCATTTCCCTCTGGGCATGTAGCAACCATTACTGCTATGGTGGTTGTTTTATCAGAAAACTACCCAGAACATACCTTCATAAAACCTTTGGGCTTTTTAGCTATTGCTCTGAATGGGTTAGGAATGATGAATACCGGGGTCCACTGGATGAGTGACTATCCTTTGGGCATTGCACTTGGTTATGGATTAGCAAAAACAGCAGTAAAAAGGGGGAGAGTTTCTAAAAAAAACAATAACATAAATAATTCTTTTTCAATGTTTCCTTCGATTAATCATCGTGGGAATGTTGGTTTTT encodes:
- a CDS encoding phosphatase PAP2 family protein, whose translation is TPTGRWRPFPNQVDYHNHVPNYDAFPSGHVATITAMVVVLSENYPEHTFIKPLGFLAIALNGLGMMNTGVHWMSDYPLGIALGYGLAKTAVKRGRVSKKNNNINNSFSMFPSINHRGNVGFSINYTL